In Anopheles gambiae chromosome 2, idAnoGambNW_F1_1, whole genome shotgun sequence, a single window of DNA contains:
- the LOC1281333 gene encoding uncharacterized protein LOC1281333, with translation MDIIRAPGNININGSDGGSSSLEPLLRSPHGAKSKDNNGGAGLRQHNFPDEQQQQQHRQPAGARNGLKGTPGGPVASVGTAVQQQRATPAPPPQCPSTDSGNSSCVSSGSSNGAGGSSVSGGGGGGSCSSASGASGGSVVDEPETKKPHRSSRSPSASSLKNCNVYVNRTYDDEGASAVRRAAAGSAVSISIDEGIDASGPAGEAPLASEGLGGGGEQEEEEIKPLLEVAHERRKTKSIVKSPSEHQSIAGERPVRQLSLQFSQPESVIVADRPVHHVQFRGGSKYASVAGGGAAGNGAAPGLGTGEVEPHCSSPVGSILSHGSATSSSSSGSSSSSSSNENSSLGAYAEARPPDGGWGWVVCFAAFMVNLIADGVTFSFGVMYIELLAYFGEGKGKTAWVGSLFMAMPLLCGPVASFLTDRYGCRKVTIIGSILASIGFALSAYATSIEMLYLTFGILSGFGLSLCYVAAVVIVAYYFDKKRSFATGLSVCGSGIGTFVFASLTQILLDEYGWRGTTLILAGVFLNMCLCGLLMRDLEWTTHKSKQKRRKQQQQQQQADSVSNSTNTAGGNTSVLMGNGGIIDGVPAAGLDDAANDHLYDLDDPRLFSSLITLPTYLQNGSGQDKLTLEVLAMLSKQHNMHDHHVLQNLPVARMASSHSFSQPLQSPQSGENVADAKEQDGVAPAVVANDGEQSLEAKDNGKQQQQQGLESDGTGTTVVQPSRHRAAGGQRSGARGRHGEAAGGGTSSYEPSTALPPPVFLRRVHSHSTRGTAAGPHTAGPAPAATASYLKDLRMHRHSLTYRGAMLNIQRYRLRASSCPDIYRNSMTTIAKEKSAWYAGVEEFRTLLVSILDFSYFSDVHYLLFAVSNFLLYTFYDVPYVYLGDNATQMGFSHTQSSMLIAIIGILNMVGEVVLGWMGDRKSVNANYTYAICMALCGLVTALVPLFKDYTSLSVLAGGFGLFIAANYSLTSIILVELITLERFTNAYGLLLLVQGVANLVGPPLAGWISDLTDSYDLAFYLAGFFIVISGALLLVLPTILKVRKIVDKRRRSSALANGDSVKLNKKVSSASYQQQNNNVATKPVALDLKTTFVSNGKRIVTGVDAKNGSTPNGMGTGGGHVFGLNGYKLPIEEGATV, from the exons ATGGATATTATCAGAGCGCCtggaaatattaatattaatggtagcgacggcggcagcagcagtctgGAGCCGCTGTTACGCAGCCCCCACGGGGCCAAATCGAAGGACAATAATGGTGGGGCCGGTCTGCGGCAGCACAACTTCCccgacgagcagcagcagcagcagcatcggcaaCCGGCCGGTGCCCGCAATGGCCTAAAGGGGACGCCCGGCGGTCCGGTGGCCTCGGTTGGGACAGcggtccagcagcagcgcgccaCTCCAGCCCCGCCGCCCCAGTGCCCGTCGACCGATTCGGGCAACAGTTCCTGTgtgagcagcggcagcagcaacggtgCCGGCGGCAGCAGtgttagtggtggtggtggtggtggtagttgcaGCAGTGCTAGTGGTGCTTCCGGTGGTAGTGTAGTGGACGAACCAGAAACTAAAAAACCGCACCGATCGTCACGTTCGCCGTCCGCGTCATCGCTCAAGAATTGCAACGTTTACGTAAACAGAACGTACGATGACGAGGGTGCCAGTGCAGTGCGGCGTGCTGCGGCCGGTTCGGCCGTTTCGATTTCGATCGACGAAGGAATTGACGCTAGTGGGCCGGCCGGTGAGGCACCGCTTGCCAGTGAGGGGCTGGGCGGCGGGGGGGagcaggaagaggaagagatcAAACCACTGCTGGAGGTGGCGCACGAGCGCCGCAAGACGAAGAGCATCGTGAAGAGCCCCTCGGAGCATCAGAGCATTGCTGGGGAGCGGCCGGTGCGCCAGCTGAGCCTGCAGTTCTCCCAGCCGGAGTCCGTCATCGTGGCCGACCGTCCGGTGCATCATGTGCAGTTCCGGGGCGGCAGCAAGTACGCGAGTGTGGCTGGGGGTGGTGCAGCGGGTAATGGGGCAGCGCCCGGGCTCGGTACGGGTGAGGTCGAGCCGCACTGTTCCAGCCCGGTGGGCAGCATCCTGTCGCACGGTTCGGCCacgtcgtcctcctcgtccggttcgtcgtcgtcgtcgtcgtcgaacgAGAACAGCTCGCTGGGAGCGTACGCGGAAGCCCGCCCCCCGGACGGTGGCTGGGGCTGGGTGGTGTGCTTTGCCGCGTTCATGGTGAACCTGATCGCGGACGGTGTGACGTTCAGCTTCGGCGTGATGTACATCGAGCTGCTGGCGTACTTCGGCGAGGGCAAGGGCAAGACGGCCTGGGTGGGTTCGCTGTTTATGGCGATGCCGCTGCTGTGCGGGCCGGTCGCCTCGTTCCTGACCGATCGGTACGGCTGCCGGAAGGTGACGATCATCGGTTCGATCCTCGCCTCGATCGGCTTCGCGCTGTCCGCGTACGCAACGTCGATCGAGATGCTGTACCTGACGTTCGGCATACTGTCCGGCTTCGGGCTGAGCCTGTGCTACGTGGCCGCGGTAGTGATCGTTGCGTACTACTTCGACAAGAAGCGTTCGTTCGCGACGGGGCTGTCGGTGTGCGGTAGTGGCATCGGCACGTTTGTGTTCGCGTCGCTCACGCAGATCCTGCTGGACGAGTACGGGTGGCGCGGTACGACCCTCATCCTTGCCGGCGTCTTCCTGAACATGTGCCTGTGCGGACTGCTGATGCGCGATCTCGAGTGGACGACGCACAAGTCGAAGCAGAAGCGgcgcaaacagcaacagcagcagcagcaagccgATTCGGTGAGCAACAGTACGAACACGGCCGGTGGTAACACGAGCGTGCTGATGGGTAACGGTGGCATCATCGATGGCGTGCCTGCGGCAGGGTTGGACGATGCAGCGAACGACCATCTGTACGATTTGGACGATCCGCGGCTGTTCAGCTCGCTGATCACGCTTCCGACGTACCTGCAGAACGGTAGCGGCCAGGACAAGCTCACGCTGGAGGTGCTGGCGATGCTGAGCAAGCAGCACAACATGCACGACCACCACGTGCTGCAGAACCTGCCGGTGGCGCGCATGGCCAGCTCGCACAGCTTCAGCCAGCCGCTTCAGTCGCCCCAGAGCGGCGAAAACGTGGCGGACGCGAAGGAGCAGGATGGAGTCGCCCCGGCCGTGGTGGCAAACGATGGCGAGCAGTCGCTGGAAGCGAAGGATAacggcaagcagcagcagcagcaaggacTAGAGAGCGATGGCACCGGGACCACCGTGGTGCAACCGTCGCGTCACCGAGCAGCCGGCGGGCAGCGGTCCGGTGCAAGGGGACGGCACGGGGAGGCGGCCGGCGGCGGCACCAGCTCGTACGAGCCGAGTACCGCGCTGCCGCCGCCCGTGTTTCTGCGGCGGGTGCACAGCCACAGCACGCGCGGTACGGCCGCCGGCCCGCACACGGCCGGGCCGGCACCGGCCGCCACCGCATCCTACCTGAAGGATCTGCGGATGCACCGCCACTCGCTGACCTACCGTGGTGCTATGCTGAACATTCAGCGCTACCGGCTGCGGGCCTCCTCCTGCCCGGACATCTACCGCAACTCGATGACGACGATCGCGAAGGAGAAGTCGGCCTGGTACGCGGGCGTGGAGGAGTTCCGAACACTGCTGGTCAGTATTCTGGACTTCTCCTACTTCTCCGACGTGCACTACCTGCTGTTTGCCGTCTCGAACTTCCTGCTCTACACGTTCTACGACGTGCCGTACGTGTACCTCGGCGACAACGCGACGCAGATGGGCTTTTCCCACACGCAGTCCTCGATGCTGATCGCCATCATCGGCATACTGAACATGGTGGGCGAG GTGGTGCTCGGATGGATGGGTGATCGGAAGTCGGTCAATGCCAACTACACCTACGCCATCTGTATGGCACTGTGCGGCCTGGTGACGGCTCTCGTACCACTGTTCAAAGATTACACG AGCCTTTCCGTGTTGGCTGGTGGATTTGGACTGTTTATAGCAGCAAACTATTCGCTGACCAGTATTATTCTGGTGGAACTCATCACGCTGGAACGTTTCACCAACGCGTacgggttgctgctgctggtgcagggCGTAGCCAATCTCGTCGGTCCGCCACTGGCAG GCTGGATATCCGATCTGACCGACTCGTACGATTTGGCATTCTATCTGGCCGGCTTTTTCATAGTCATCTCCGGTGCGCTGCTGCTAGTGCTACCCACGATACTGAAGGTGCGCAAGATCGTGGACAAACGGCGGCGCAGCTCGGCCCTTGCCAATGGCGATAGCGTCAAGCTCAACAAGAAG GTATCGTCGGCAAGCtatcagcagcaaaacaacaatgtCGCCACGAAACCCGTCGCACTCGATCTGAAAACCACGTTCGTGAGCAATGGCAAGCGCATCGTGACGGGAGTCGACGCCAAGAATGGTTCCACCCCGAACGGGATGGGCACGGGCGGCGGGCACGTGTTTGGGCTCAACGGCTACAAGCTGCCGATCGAAGAGGGGGCCACGGTTTAG